The nucleotide window TGAAGCATAAAAAACAATAACAATACATTATCCCCAAAAATCGCAGACAAAAATCAAAAATAAGCACAAATTTAGGAAGATGATTTTTTATTATATGATGCTCATAATATAATCAAAAATATCAATTTTTTATACGAACTATATTTTATTTCATATACCTTAGAGAGAGGGCGCCTTTCATGAACATCGAACACTACCGAAATTTTTTGCAGGTTGTCGAAGCCGGTTCCATTTCAGCGGGAGCCAAAATTCTCCGCATCGCGCAACCCGCTTTGAGCATCCAGATCAAGGCGCTTGAACAGGAGCTTGGGACGGCTTTGCTGAAACGCGGCGCGCGCAGGGTGGAGCTGACCAGCGCCGGAGAGATTTTTTATGAAAAAGCCAAAAACATTTGTTATCTGGACGACGCCGTGAAAAAAGAAATCGAAACCTGCATCAGCGGCCACCAGGGAATACTGTGGCTGGGGCTGACGCCGGCCTATCCGGATCCCTTCATGGGCAATCTCCTGCTGGATTTCCACGAAGCGTATCCCCAGATCCGATTTGAGATTTTCGAAGCCAACTCCGACGAACTGGTGGAATCTCTGAAAATTGGCAACATCGAAATCGGAGTGATTCGAACGCCTTCTTTCATTCCACCCATGCTGAAGGCCTCGATTTCTCTCGAAGAACATCTGATGGTGGTTTATAGAAAGGAAAACCCCTGGTTTTCTCCCGATATGAAGGAGATAAATATCACCGCGCTGGAAGGAGTCCCTCTATGCGTATCCAAAGGCTTCAGGCAAAAAATCAGCGATTCCTGTATGGAGGCCGGTTTTCATCCCAGCTTTCTCTCTGTCAGTTCTTCCCGCGGCTCCGCTCTGATGTGGGCAGCACGTGGAACGGCCGTGGCCATCATCGTTTCTCCCCGCACGGAAGATCAGGAAACGGAGGATTTGTGCTGCCGCATTCTCACCGGACGAGCCATGTCCACCCGAAGGTCTTTCGCCGTCAGCAAAGAACGGTCGCTTTCCGCCGTCGCGCAGACTTTCCTTGATTTTTGCGTGGAAAGGCCCGACTTAATCAACGAGAA belongs to Synergistaceae bacterium and includes:
- a CDS encoding LysR family transcriptional regulator produces the protein MNIEHYRNFLQVVEAGSISAGAKILRIAQPALSIQIKALEQELGTALLKRGARRVELTSAGEIFYEKAKNICYLDDAVKKEIETCISGHQGILWLGLTPAYPDPFMGNLLLDFHEAYPQIRFEIFEANSDELVESLKIGNIEIGVIRTPSFIPPMLKASISLEEHLMVVYRKENPWFSPDMKEINITALEGVPLCVSKGFRQKISDSCMEAGFHPSFLSVSSSRGSALMWAARGTAVAIIVSPRTEDQETEDLCCRILTGRAMSTRRSFAVSKERSLSAVAQTFLDFCVERPDLINENKPESNIMPI